In Saccharolobus solfataricus, a genomic segment contains:
- a CDS encoding Glu/Leu/Phe/Val family dehydrogenase, translating to MEELLTSNLLVQQVKKLYKVGELLGLDSETIDVLSQPERVMQVKIQIRSSDGKLRTFIGWRSQHNSALGPYKGGVRYGPNVTQDEVIALSMIMTWKNSLLLLPYGGGKGGIRVDPKKLTLKELEDLSRKYVQLIHKYLGSDVDIPAPDINTNPQTMAWFLDEYIKITGKVDFAVFTGKPSELGGIGVRLYSTGLGVATIARDAANKFIGGIEGSRVIIQGFGNVGFFTAKFLSEMGAKIIGVSDIGGGVINENGIDVNRALEVVQSTGSVVNYLEGKKVTNEELLISDCDILIPAAVENVINKFNAPKVRAKLIVEGANGPLTADADEIMKQRGVIVIPDILANAGGVVGSYVEWANNRSGGIISDEEAKKLIVDRMINAFNTLYDFHKRKFADQDLRTVAMALAVDRVVGAMKARGLL from the coding sequence ATGGAGGAACTTCTTACTTCGAATTTATTGGTTCAACAAGTTAAGAAGTTGTATAAAGTTGGTGAATTGTTGGGTTTAGATAGTGAGACTATAGATGTCCTTTCTCAACCAGAAAGGGTTATGCAAGTTAAGATACAGATTAGGAGTTCTGATGGTAAGTTAAGGACGTTTATTGGTTGGAGAAGTCAGCATAATTCAGCCTTGGGTCCATATAAGGGAGGAGTTAGATACGGTCCCAATGTTACACAAGATGAAGTAATAGCACTATCGATGATTATGACGTGGAAGAACTCCCTTTTATTACTACCCTATGGGGGAGGAAAGGGTGGGATAAGAGTAGATCCTAAGAAGCTAACATTAAAGGAATTGGAGGATTTGTCTAGGAAATACGTTCAATTGATTCACAAGTATTTGGGTAGTGATGTTGACATTCCTGCACCTGACATTAATACTAACCCGCAAACTATGGCTTGGTTCCTAGATGAATACATAAAGATAACTGGTAAAGTAGATTTCGCAGTGTTTACTGGTAAGCCTTCCGAGCTAGGTGGGATAGGTGTTAGACTCTACAGCACTGGGTTGGGTGTAGCGACAATAGCTAGAGATGCTGCTAATAAGTTTATAGGAGGAATTGAAGGATCAAGGGTTATAATTCAAGGGTTTGGAAACGTTGGTTTTTTTACCGCTAAATTCTTGAGCGAAATGGGGGCTAAAATAATTGGAGTTAGCGATATTGGAGGAGGGGTAATTAATGAAAATGGAATAGACGTTAATAGGGCGTTGGAAGTTGTTCAGAGTACAGGTAGTGTTGTGAATTACCTTGAGGGTAAAAAGGTTACGAATGAGGAGTTGTTAATAAGCGATTGTGATATATTGATTCCGGCTGCAGTGGAAAACGTTATAAATAAGTTTAATGCTCCGAAGGTTAGGGCAAAGCTTATTGTTGAAGGTGCAAATGGTCCATTGACTGCAGATGCTGATGAAATAATGAAGCAAAGGGGTGTAATAGTCATACCAGACATTTTAGCTAACGCAGGGGGAGTTGTGGGTAGTTATGTGGAGTGGGCTAACAATAGGTCTGGTGGAATAATTAGTGATGAGGAGGCTAAGAAACTTATTGTAGATAGAATGATAAATGCTTTTAATACTTTATACGATTTTCACAAGAGAAAGTTTGCTGATCAGGATTTGAGGACTGTAGCGATGGCTTTAGCTGTGGATAGAGTAGTAGGGGCAATGAAGGCGAGGGGTCTACTATAA
- a CDS encoding AAA domain-containing protein, whose protein sequence is MKAIKFLISKLIGQDVGVISPYRTQVRKLDQELANYKPYVEVNTVDAFQGREKDVIIFSVTATNGLRFVTNRRRLNVAFTRPRYKLIVLGNENSIMSCQMTIC, encoded by the coding sequence GTGAAAGCCATTAAATTTCTTATATCCAAATTAATAGGACAAGATGTTGGAGTTATATCGCCTTATAGAACTCAAGTGAGAAAGTTAGACCAAGAATTGGCAAACTATAAGCCATATGTTGAGGTAAACACAGTTGACGCATTTCAAGGGAGGGAGAAAGACGTGATAATTTTTAGCGTGACCGCGACTAATGGCTTGAGATTTGTTACCAATAGAAGGAGGTTAAACGTTGCCTTTACTAGACCAAGGTATAAACTAATCGTTTTAGGAAATGAGAATAGCATAATGAGTTGCCAAATGACAATTTGTTAA
- a CDS encoding DNA polymerase domain-containing protein has product MREMEEYVLDAYPIKGGVKLFLSNFKEKTIRTTFPVYTITDNPDIVLQHPEVRYYEKEKWKTLDGKEVKVYRFEVESLDAYYYMRKRLNVVNETPTVLSQTLYRLGIKPFRRFRSSDDEFPKVTIARVVPLDWYGESLKGKVFEVKINNEVRRFYEKPEVEVDIAECLGEACNYVKSNVKIRIEKKRSPVSAKGLIEWSFISLTPIHEIAYATIGKVLTINEAWVAFKRRIIIPKVVPRVEKLRRLEDIMMVDKGGLILFPQPGCYDNVYQVDFSSMYPSLIVKHNISAETVEACDDIKTELHSICLKEKGIIPEALQWLIERKSELKKIDEERAEAIKWILVASFGYLGYRNSLFGKIEAYEMVTYLARKTLRRTMEIAEEMGLRVLHGIIDSLVVKGDNVDKFIEKVEKETGLRLDYKRYNWIIFTITRNNTPYPTRYIANMNGEMIAKGLIRENMPNIVKSFLEDVLREFSSAKTCSDVKKLRIRDLFEHYRKRAINGEPIDYVIWIKDVPYVRGIKGFYEARLGYMGRDVNYYINYLKRVYEDVEEVMSRC; this is encoded by the coding sequence ATGCGAGAAATGGAGGAGTACGTACTTGACGCTTATCCAATCAAGGGAGGAGTGAAACTATTCCTAAGCAATTTCAAGGAGAAAACTATCAGAACAACCTTCCCAGTTTACACCATAACAGATAACCCAGATATAGTACTACAGCACCCAGAGGTGAGATATTACGAAAAGGAAAAGTGGAAAACGTTAGATGGGAAAGAGGTTAAGGTTTATCGCTTTGAGGTAGAATCCCTTGACGCTTATTATTACATGAGGAAAAGGTTAAACGTCGTGAACGAAACACCAACAGTACTATCTCAAACGCTATACCGCCTAGGGATAAAACCATTTAGGAGATTTCGCTCTTCTGATGATGAATTTCCAAAGGTAACCATTGCAAGAGTTGTACCCTTGGATTGGTACGGTGAATCGTTAAAAGGGAAAGTGTTTGAAGTTAAAATAAATAACGAGGTTAGGAGATTTTACGAAAAGCCTGAAGTTGAGGTCGATATCGCTGAATGTTTAGGAGAAGCCTGCAATTACGTAAAGTCAAACGTTAAGATTAGAATTGAGAAGAAGAGGTCCCCAGTTTCGGCAAAGGGATTAATAGAGTGGTCCTTTATTTCGCTTACACCAATTCACGAAATAGCCTATGCCACTATTGGTAAAGTGTTAACAATAAATGAAGCGTGGGTCGCATTTAAGAGAAGAATTATCATACCTAAAGTTGTTCCTAGAGTTGAGAAATTGAGAAGATTAGAGGATATAATGATGGTGGATAAGGGTGGGCTAATACTCTTCCCACAGCCCGGATGTTATGATAATGTTTATCAAGTTGACTTCTCTTCAATGTATCCCTCCTTAATTGTAAAGCATAATATTTCAGCTGAAACCGTTGAAGCATGTGATGATATAAAAACTGAGTTGCACTCAATTTGCTTAAAGGAAAAGGGAATTATACCAGAAGCCTTACAGTGGTTGATAGAGAGAAAATCGGAATTGAAGAAAATTGACGAAGAGAGAGCTGAGGCAATAAAGTGGATTTTAGTAGCCTCTTTTGGCTATCTAGGTTATAGGAATTCCTTGTTTGGAAAGATTGAGGCATACGAAATGGTCACATATTTAGCTAGGAAAACGTTAAGGAGAACAATGGAGATTGCTGAGGAGATGGGGTTAAGGGTTTTACATGGTATAATAGATTCACTGGTTGTTAAGGGTGATAACGTTGATAAATTCATTGAGAAAGTCGAGAAAGAAACGGGGTTAAGACTGGATTATAAACGTTACAATTGGATTATCTTCACTATTACCAGAAACAATACACCATATCCTACAAGATATATTGCAAACATGAACGGTGAAATGATAGCTAAGGGACTAATAAGGGAGAACATGCCCAATATCGTTAAATCGTTTTTGGAAGACGTGCTAAGGGAGTTCTCATCAGCTAAGACTTGTTCTGACGTTAAAAAGCTTAGGATTAGGGATTTATTCGAGCATTATAGAAAGAGGGCTATAAACGGTGAGCCAATAGATTACGTAATATGGATTAAGGACGTTCCTTACGTAAGGGGAATTAAGGGATTTTATGAGGCTAGGCTAGGTTATATGGGAAGGGACGTAAATTACTACATCAATTACTTGAAGAGGGTTTATGAAGACGTGGAAGAGGTGATGTCTAGGTGTTAA
- a CDS encoding ATP-binding protein yields MKSISTSPQGGWREGEKESFERLINRIMRLGRVRGMRVIFATYKPQDLNDLMLTLTNLKIALRVKEDALDRINMKE; encoded by the coding sequence ATGAAGTCCATTAGTACTTCCCCCCAAGGAGGTTGGAGAGAGGGAGAAAAAGAGTCGTTTGAGAGGTTGATAAATAGGATTATGAGGTTGGGAAGGGTTAGAGGGATGAGAGTGATTTTTGCAACGTATAAACCCCAAGATTTAAATGATTTAATGTTAACGTTAACTAACTTAAAGATTGCATTGAGGGTTAAAGAAGACGCTTTAGATAGGATTAACATGAAGGAATAA